In Porphyromonas cangingivalis, a genomic segment contains:
- a CDS encoding endonuclease MutS2 — MRNNSSRSTNKKECIFPSSFEERLDFGVIRADLRRLCDNEVSRHFTDQMTFLTDPKEITERLTQVKEMMHLMQSGKDVPSLRFGDLKTHIHGIRPEGSFLPVEGVVALADLLSACVDIVKVFDRPQDDDDSYPTLSKIVSGIDSLPDIRRRIHNLIDEEGNIKDTASKELREIRHELRRLNSSIGTTMQSLLKHAQSQGWVEKDAHPTVREGRLLLPIVPSAKRELKGIVHDESATGRTLFVEPEQLVEMNNKIREKLSEEKREITKLLKEFTGVLRPELPAVQLNCTLIGVLDFAKAKARLGARLRAIVPHLTPHKKMEWFGARHPLLEQHLRSQKKEIVPLDIRLSHEDRILVISGPNAGGKSATLKAVGLLQYMLQCGLPIPILDHSTCCLFKKIFLNLGDEQSLENDLSTYSSHLLNMKYFSQNADKHTLILIDEFGSGTEPIIGGAIAEALLNRFVEIGCYGMITTHYGNLKDFSETHKGVVNGAMLFDRQEIRPLYQLFIGKPGSSFAIEIARKIGLSTDILDYATNLVGTDYVMQDKYLQDIMRDKKYWEEKRTKIHKQEKELEQLKQKLNERLEKLKTDRKELISKAEKEAIQILSSANATVEKTIREIKEKKAEKESTMALRRKLEEKKQNLLNNITQKEKAPKEDKTTQTVTKKIVEAKIVVGGSVTVEGSNEVGEVIELMKNKARVRMGSLVMILPISKLKPSMREATGIIKRKPVAIENMADDRRLNFKPQLDCRGMRVDEAMQSVTYFIDDAIRFAYSPVRILHGTGTGALREAIRQQLSAIPLVKRYKDEHVDLGGAGITVVELDL; from the coding sequence ATGAGGAACAATAGCAGTAGATCAACAAACAAAAAGGAGTGTATCTTCCCTTCGAGTTTTGAAGAGAGACTGGACTTCGGAGTGATCCGAGCAGACCTCAGACGTCTCTGTGACAACGAGGTAAGTCGGCACTTCACAGACCAAATGACGTTCTTGACCGACCCCAAAGAGATCACAGAGCGTCTTACTCAGGTCAAGGAGATGATGCACCTGATGCAATCCGGGAAGGATGTCCCTTCGCTACGATTTGGCGATCTCAAAACTCATATCCATGGGATCAGACCCGAAGGTTCTTTTTTACCTGTCGAAGGAGTTGTCGCCTTGGCTGACTTGCTCAGTGCGTGTGTGGATATCGTCAAGGTGTTCGATCGCCCACAAGATGACGATGATAGCTATCCCACGCTCTCCAAGATAGTATCCGGAATAGACAGTCTGCCCGATATCCGTCGTCGTATTCATAACCTGATTGACGAGGAAGGAAACATAAAGGATACGGCCTCAAAGGAGTTGAGAGAGATTCGTCACGAATTGAGACGTCTCAACAGTTCCATCGGCACAACGATGCAAAGCCTCCTGAAGCATGCTCAGTCTCAGGGTTGGGTAGAGAAAGATGCGCACCCCACGGTGCGAGAAGGAAGACTCCTATTACCGATCGTACCGTCTGCAAAGCGAGAGCTTAAAGGGATTGTACACGATGAGTCTGCTACGGGGCGTACACTTTTTGTGGAGCCGGAGCAATTGGTTGAGATGAACAACAAGATCAGGGAGAAGTTGAGCGAAGAAAAACGCGAAATCACAAAACTCTTGAAGGAATTCACAGGTGTCCTTCGTCCTGAACTGCCTGCTGTCCAACTCAACTGTACGCTCATCGGCGTCCTTGACTTTGCAAAAGCCAAAGCGAGATTGGGAGCAAGACTCAGAGCCATCGTCCCACACCTTACCCCCCACAAGAAAATGGAGTGGTTCGGTGCGAGACATCCTCTTCTCGAACAACACCTCAGGTCCCAAAAGAAAGAGATAGTCCCTCTTGACATCAGACTCTCTCACGAAGATCGTATCCTTGTCATCTCTGGACCGAATGCAGGAGGAAAGTCAGCGACGCTCAAAGCTGTGGGGCTATTACAATATATGCTTCAGTGCGGTCTTCCGATACCGATATTGGATCATTCGACTTGCTGTCTTTTCAAGAAGATATTTCTCAATCTTGGGGATGAACAATCACTCGAAAACGATCTCAGCACGTACTCATCTCACCTGCTCAACATGAAGTATTTTAGTCAAAATGCAGACAAACATACACTCATACTGATTGACGAATTTGGTTCGGGGACAGAGCCGATCATCGGAGGTGCGATTGCGGAAGCTTTACTTAATCGTTTCGTTGAGATTGGTTGCTATGGGATGATCACTACTCACTATGGAAATCTCAAAGACTTCTCTGAGACACACAAAGGGGTGGTCAATGGTGCCATGCTTTTTGACAGACAAGAAATTCGCCCGCTCTATCAGCTCTTCATCGGCAAACCGGGGAGCTCTTTTGCCATAGAGATAGCACGCAAGATCGGTCTCTCCACAGACATCTTGGACTATGCCACAAATCTTGTCGGTACGGACTACGTGATGCAGGACAAGTATCTCCAGGACATCATGAGGGACAAGAAGTATTGGGAAGAGAAGCGGACTAAAATACACAAACAGGAGAAGGAATTAGAACAACTCAAACAAAAACTCAACGAACGTCTGGAAAAGCTCAAAACCGATCGCAAGGAGCTTATCTCCAAGGCTGAAAAAGAGGCTATTCAGATCTTGTCTTCAGCCAATGCTACGGTAGAGAAGACTATACGTGAAATCAAAGAGAAGAAGGCAGAAAAAGAGTCTACTATGGCTCTGAGACGTAAGTTGGAGGAGAAAAAGCAAAATCTACTCAATAACATCACCCAAAAAGAAAAAGCACCCAAAGAAGATAAAACGACCCAAACTGTCACAAAAAAAATAGTGGAAGCCAAGATCGTTGTCGGAGGTAGTGTGACCGTAGAGGGGTCAAACGAAGTCGGCGAGGTCATTGAGCTTATGAAAAATAAGGCTCGTGTAAGAATGGGCAGTTTAGTCATGATACTCCCTATCAGTAAACTCAAACCAAGCATGAGGGAGGCAACGGGGATCATAAAGCGAAAACCGGTAGCTATCGAGAACATGGCAGATGATCGGCGTCTGAACTTCAAGCCTCAACTGGACTGCAGAGGCATGAGGGTGGATGAAGCGATGCAAAGTGTAACCTACTTCATTGATGATGCCATACGTTTTGCCTATTCACCGGTACGTATCCTACACGGTACAGGGACCGGTGCACTGAGAGAAGCTATTCGACAACAGCTATCGGCCATTCCTCTCGTAAAGCGATATAAGGACGAACACGTCGATCTTGGAGGAGCAGGCATTACCGTTGTGGAGTTGGATCTTTGA
- the rseP gene encoding RIP metalloprotease RseP, giving the protein MSIFLIKVLQLILSLGILVFIHELGHFLFARLFKIKVDKFYLFFDPWFSIFKYKPKGSATEYGLGWLPLGGYCKIAGMVDESMDTTGLESDPQPWEFRAKPAWQRLLVMLGGVLFNVILAIAIYSGISYAWGDTKIPMQKIDDNLVYSSVGHRMGLLDGDALIAVDKEEIKYFDESVLTMIAKGKTLTIKREGKLLDIAIPSDIMRAIIASDSALYRLRLPAVIGQVLEESEAEKAGLKAGDKIVGVNGNSIKQMGLVAAEISKNAGDSISLSIIREGELMNIKSYVDTSMAGLGVMFTSPDLIFGMETVKYGLLESIPQGISRTGKRLSTYVSSLKYVATKEGASKIGGLGTIGSLFPERFSWFEFWSMTAFLSIILAVMNILPIPGLDGGHILFLLYEMITRRKLSVKVQERIQMAGLFFLLFLMLYANVNDIRRFFF; this is encoded by the coding sequence ATGAGCATTTTTCTAATCAAAGTACTTCAATTGATCCTTTCACTTGGGATTTTGGTATTTATACATGAGTTAGGTCACTTCCTTTTTGCAAGACTATTCAAGATCAAAGTAGACAAGTTCTACCTCTTCTTTGACCCTTGGTTTTCGATCTTCAAGTACAAGCCCAAAGGTAGTGCTACCGAATATGGCTTAGGATGGTTGCCTCTCGGCGGTTACTGTAAAATAGCAGGTATGGTCGACGAGTCAATGGATACTACAGGGCTCGAAAGCGATCCTCAGCCATGGGAGTTTAGAGCCAAGCCGGCTTGGCAACGCCTGCTCGTGATGCTCGGCGGAGTACTTTTCAACGTCATCTTAGCGATAGCCATCTATTCGGGGATCTCTTACGCTTGGGGTGACACAAAGATCCCAATGCAGAAGATCGATGACAACTTAGTATATTCGAGTGTAGGGCACCGTATGGGGCTCCTCGATGGAGATGCCTTGATCGCTGTGGACAAAGAAGAGATAAAGTACTTCGATGAGTCCGTCCTTACGATGATCGCAAAAGGTAAAACCCTCACTATAAAGAGAGAGGGAAAGCTCCTTGACATTGCAATCCCTTCGGACATCATGAGAGCAATCATCGCTTCCGATAGTGCCTTGTATCGCTTGCGACTTCCGGCAGTGATCGGACAGGTTTTGGAGGAAAGTGAAGCAGAAAAAGCAGGATTGAAGGCAGGTGACAAGATCGTAGGTGTAAACGGAAATTCGATCAAACAAATGGGACTTGTCGCCGCAGAGATATCAAAAAATGCAGGAGACTCCATCTCCCTCTCCATCATCAGAGAAGGAGAGCTCATGAACATCAAAAGTTATGTCGATACGTCTATGGCCGGGTTGGGTGTAATGTTTACAAGCCCTGACCTTATCTTCGGCATGGAGACCGTAAAGTACGGGCTGTTGGAATCCATACCACAAGGCATATCGAGGACAGGTAAAAGGCTTAGCACTTATGTTTCTTCTCTCAAGTATGTCGCCACAAAAGAGGGTGCCTCAAAGATCGGAGGGCTCGGTACGATCGGGAGCTTGTTCCCCGAGAGATTTTCTTGGTTTGAATTTTGGAGCATGACAGCCTTTTTGTCGATCATCCTTGCGGTGATGAACATCCTACCCATCCCGGGGCTGGATGGAGGTCATATTCTCTTCCTCCTATACGAAATGATTACTCGCAGGAAACTGTCTGTCAAGGTACAGGAACGCATACAGATGGCAGGATTGTTCTTCCTACTGTTCCTCATGCTGTACGCCAATGTCAATGACATACGTCGCTTCTTTTTCTAA